Proteins encoded within one genomic window of Acidovorax sp. 107:
- the gabT gene encoding 4-aminobutyrate--2-oxoglutarate transaminase, whose protein sequence is MQQDRHFTNAALLTRRHAAVARGVGQAHDLFIQKARNAELWDVEGRRFIDFAGGIAVLNTGHLHAGVIAAVKAQLDLYTHTCFQVIAYEPYVEVCERLNTLAPGAFAKKSLLLTTGAEAVENAIKIARAYTKRPGVIAFTGGYHGRTNLTLGLTGKVAPYKIGFGPFPGEMFHALFPNPLHGVSVEQALHSVELIFKNDIEPERVAAFIVEPVQGEGGFYVAPPEFITGLKALADRYGILLIADEVQTGAGRTGTWFACEQWPVAPDLITTAKSLAGGFPLSGVVGRADVIDAPAAGGLGGTYAGSPVACAAALAVIDAFEQENLLARSQDMGALLVSALKAMAAKVPAIGDVRGLGAMVAIELFENGDVHRPDAALTKKVVAEAARRGLILLSCGTYGNVIRILVPLTASDELLHEGLAILADSFAAVG, encoded by the coding sequence ATGCAGCAAGACCGCCACTTCACCAACGCCGCCCTCCTCACCCGCCGCCACGCCGCCGTGGCCCGGGGCGTGGGCCAGGCCCATGACCTCTTCATCCAGAAAGCCCGCAACGCCGAGCTGTGGGATGTGGAGGGCCGCCGCTTCATCGACTTTGCCGGTGGCATCGCTGTGCTCAACACCGGCCACCTGCACGCCGGCGTGATCGCCGCCGTCAAGGCCCAGCTGGACCTGTACACCCACACCTGCTTCCAGGTGATTGCGTATGAGCCCTACGTGGAAGTGTGTGAGCGCCTGAACACCCTGGCCCCGGGCGCCTTTGCCAAGAAGAGCCTGCTGCTGACCACCGGTGCCGAGGCCGTGGAAAACGCCATCAAGATCGCCCGCGCCTACACCAAGCGCCCCGGCGTGATCGCCTTCACGGGCGGCTACCACGGCCGCACCAACCTCACGCTGGGTCTCACGGGCAAGGTCGCGCCCTACAAGATTGGGTTCGGTCCCTTCCCTGGCGAGATGTTCCATGCCCTGTTCCCCAACCCGTTGCACGGCGTGAGCGTAGAGCAAGCCCTGCACTCGGTGGAGCTGATCTTCAAGAACGACATCGAGCCCGAGCGAGTGGCAGCCTTCATCGTCGAGCCCGTGCAGGGCGAAGGCGGCTTCTACGTGGCCCCACCCGAATTCATCACCGGCCTCAAGGCCCTTGCAGACCGCTACGGCATCCTGCTGATTGCCGACGAAGTGCAAACCGGCGCGGGCCGCACAGGCACCTGGTTTGCGTGCGAGCAATGGCCGGTGGCACCCGACCTCATCACCACCGCCAAGTCTCTGGCGGGCGGCTTCCCCCTCTCGGGCGTGGTGGGCCGTGCCGATGTCATCGATGCTCCAGCGGCCGGTGGCCTGGGCGGCACCTATGCCGGCAGCCCCGTGGCTTGCGCTGCGGCCCTGGCCGTGATCGACGCGTTCGAGCAGGAAAACCTGTTGGCCCGCAGCCAGGACATGGGCGCGCTGCTGGTCAGTGCCCTGAAAGCAATGGCCGCCAAAGTACCCGCCATCGGCGACGTGCGCGGCCTGGGTGCCATGGTCGCCATCGAGTTGTTTGAAAACGGCGACGTGCACCGCCCCGACGCCGCACTGACCAAGAAGGTCGTTGCCGAAGCTGCACGGCGCGGGCTCATCCTGTTGTCTTGCGGAACCTACGGCAACGTGATCCGTATCCTGGTGCCCCTGACTGCATCGGACGAACTGCTGCACGAAGGCCTGGCCATCCTGGCCGACAGCTTCGCGGCTGTGGGCTGA
- a CDS encoding TRAP transporter large permease, translated as MITTLFFLAALMVGVPIGVCLCLSGAVYILSIGSPVLFQSFPMQMFGGVDSYGLIAIPLFILIGEIMNSGGITRRLVDLSMAFIGSVKGGLAYVNILANMLVSSIIGSATAQVAIMSQVMVPEMEKQGYDKTFAAGLTVYGGMLGPIIPPSVMFVVYSVLAQVAVGDMLIAGILPGVLLTLLFFVVIALMGFVYNYPRSEKRTLAQRARTVVQASPTLLIPIIIVGSILSGVANPTESAAVGALVSALVGRYVTKEFRFSAMPAILLRSAIYSAIVLFLVAAAAVFSWLLIYGKVPQMVAAWVQTVAHDPVTFLLLTNVILLVIGTVIDGIPGLIMTAPILLPIATEVYHIDPRHFGVVIVVNLVLGLMTPPVGLSFFVASAVTGAKPGKMFIVTLPFFIISCVALVMLSLFPSLSLGLLK; from the coding sequence ATGATCACCACCCTGTTCTTCCTCGCCGCCTTGATGGTGGGTGTGCCCATCGGCGTGTGCCTGTGCCTGTCGGGCGCGGTGTACATCCTCAGCATCGGCAGCCCGGTGCTGTTCCAGTCCTTCCCCATGCAGATGTTTGGCGGGGTAGACAGCTATGGCCTCATCGCCATCCCGCTGTTCATCCTGATCGGCGAGATCATGAACAGCGGCGGCATCACGCGGCGACTGGTGGACCTGTCCATGGCCTTCATCGGCTCCGTCAAAGGGGGCCTGGCCTACGTGAACATCCTGGCCAACATGCTGGTGTCTTCCATCATCGGCTCGGCCACTGCGCAGGTGGCCATCATGTCGCAGGTCATGGTGCCCGAGATGGAGAAGCAGGGCTACGACAAGACCTTTGCGGCGGGCCTCACGGTGTATGGCGGCATGCTCGGGCCGATCATCCCGCCCTCGGTGATGTTTGTGGTCTACAGCGTGCTGGCCCAGGTGGCCGTGGGCGACATGCTGATTGCAGGCATCCTGCCCGGCGTGCTGCTCACGCTGCTGTTCTTTGTCGTGATCGCGCTCATGGGTTTTGTCTACAACTACCCGCGCAGCGAAAAGCGCACGCTGGCCCAGCGCGCACGCACCGTGGTGCAGGCCAGCCCCACGCTACTCATCCCCATCATCATCGTCGGATCCATCCTGAGTGGCGTGGCCAACCCCACCGAATCGGCCGCCGTGGGCGCGCTGGTCTCGGCCCTGGTGGGCCGGTATGTGACGAAGGAATTCCGCTTCAGCGCCATGCCGGCCATCCTTCTGCGTTCGGCCATTTACTCGGCCATCGTGCTGTTCCTGGTGGCCGCAGCGGCCGTGTTCTCGTGGCTGCTGATCTACGGCAAGGTGCCGCAGATGGTGGCCGCCTGGGTGCAGACGGTGGCGCACGACCCGGTCACCTTCCTGCTGCTCACCAACGTCATCCTGCTGGTCATCGGCACGGTGATCGACGGCATCCCCGGTCTCATCATGACCGCGCCCATCCTGCTGCCGATTGCCACCGAGGTTTATCACATCGACCCGCGCCATTTTGGCGTGGTGATCGTCGTCAATCTGGTGCTGGGGCTGATGACCCCGCCCGTGGGCCTGAGCTTTTTTGTCGCGTCGGCCGTCACCGGAGCCAAGCCCGGAAAGATGTTCATCGTGACCCTGCCGTTTTTCATCATCAGCTGCGTGGCGCTGGTGATGCTGTCGCTGTTCCCCAGCCTGTCGCTCGGCCTGCTCAAGTAG
- a CDS encoding PLP-dependent aminotransferase family protein: MLTLSPDLQTPLVSQIVDGLRGLIAGQVLKPGSKLPSIRAFAVAHGVSVFTVVEAYDRLVAQGWLVSRANAGFFVKRRGDEGAAPGTGAPERAVPRFDARWYLKQIFENRNLPMKPGCGWLPHDWLFGDAVKRSMRQLSSDGPELDGYGLPHGHMALRMVVAESLAEHHLAVDAEQVLLTQGSSQALDLVARRLVKPGDVVLVDDPGYPNLLFMLRFAGARVVGVPRTATGYDLPALEALLAEHQPTVFFTQPRLQSPTCSLASVAHLHRLLQLAEQHRFMLVENDIYADMDPGVRPSLASLDQLNRVIYLGSFSKTISPNLRTGFLAARRDLLDELVQLKMISGLTSSEITERITFGVVTDGRWRKHLKSLRERLAEAHRTVGRRLLNLGFELFHEPEAGMYLWARHPDLPDSAELSKEATGAGIMLGPGQLFLVEPRPTGWLRFNVAFSQDERMWRFLEQRIEMGQQVAEQGNSLP; encoded by the coding sequence ATGCTCACTCTCAGCCCGGATCTCCAGACACCTCTGGTCAGCCAGATCGTCGATGGTCTGCGGGGGCTCATTGCGGGGCAGGTGCTCAAGCCGGGCAGCAAACTCCCGTCCATCCGTGCTTTTGCCGTCGCGCACGGCGTGAGCGTATTCACCGTGGTCGAGGCGTATGACCGCCTGGTGGCGCAAGGCTGGCTGGTGTCGCGGGCCAATGCGGGCTTCTTTGTGAAGCGGCGGGGCGATGAGGGGGCTGCGCCCGGCACTGGTGCACCCGAGCGGGCGGTGCCCCGTTTTGATGCGCGCTGGTACCTCAAGCAAATTTTTGAAAACCGCAACCTGCCCATGAAACCGGGCTGTGGCTGGCTGCCGCACGACTGGCTGTTTGGCGATGCGGTCAAACGCAGCATGCGCCAGCTGTCCTCCGACGGTCCCGAGCTGGACGGCTACGGCCTGCCCCATGGCCACATGGCGCTGCGCATGGTGGTGGCCGAGTCGCTGGCGGAGCACCACCTAGCGGTGGACGCCGAGCAGGTGCTGCTGACCCAGGGCTCCAGCCAGGCGCTGGACCTGGTGGCGCGGCGGCTGGTTAAGCCCGGCGATGTGGTGCTGGTGGACGACCCCGGTTATCCCAACCTGCTGTTCATGCTGCGCTTCGCGGGCGCCCGGGTGGTGGGGGTGCCGCGCACCGCCACCGGCTACGATCTGCCCGCACTGGAGGCCCTGCTGGCCGAGCACCAGCCCACGGTGTTCTTCACCCAGCCGCGCCTGCAAAGCCCCACCTGCTCGTTGGCATCGGTGGCGCACCTGCACCGGCTGCTCCAGCTGGCTGAGCAGCATCGCTTCATGCTGGTCGAGAACGACATCTATGCCGACATGGACCCGGGTGTACGCCCCTCGCTGGCCAGCCTGGACCAGCTCAATCGCGTGATCTATCTGGGCAGCTTTTCCAAGACGATCTCGCCCAACCTGCGTACCGGCTTTCTGGCGGCGCGGCGCGATCTGCTCGACGAGCTGGTGCAGCTCAAGATGATCTCGGGCCTGACGTCATCAGAGATCACCGAGCGCATCACCTTTGGCGTGGTGACCGATGGCCGCTGGCGCAAGCACCTCAAGTCCCTGCGAGAGCGCCTGGCCGAGGCGCACCGCACGGTGGGGCGGCGCTTGCTGAACCTGGGGTTTGAGCTGTTCCACGAGCCGGAGGCGGGCATGTACCTGTGGGCGCGCCACCCCGACCTGCCCGACAGTGCCGAGCTGTCGAAAGAGGCCACGGGCGCGGGCATCATGCTCGGCCCCGGTCAGCTGTTTCTGGTGGAGCCGCGCCCCACGGGCTGGCTGCGCTTTAACGTGGCGTTCAGCCAGGACGAGCGGATGTGGCGCTTTCTGGAGCAGCGCATCGAAATGGGCCAGCAGGTGGCGGAACAGGGCAATTCACTGCCCTGA
- a CDS encoding ABC transporter ATP-binding protein, protein MNHAEPLVRFSGVQKTYDGEQLVVRALDLDIQRGEFLSLLGPSGSGKTTTLMMLAGFESPTAGDILLDGKQITRTPPHKRNFGMVFQNYALFPHLTVGQNVAYPLTVRKVPKAEQAERVKKALDMVRLTGMADRLPARLSGGQQQRVALARALVFNPQLVLMDEPLGALDKQLREHMQIELKELHRQLGVTFVYVTHDQGEALTMSDRVAVFNEGVIQQLADVEALYETPSNRFVAGFVGDSTVITGTLQGSSTAWALQLPDGQRLPGLNVNHLAPGAPAEACIRPERIALHAASAAPQGPALRATVARAIYYGDHLRLMCDIGAGQAQATVKLPLTRADANPHPETGDAVLLEFPTESVRIYAVPTVH, encoded by the coding sequence ATGAACCACGCAGAACCCCTGGTCCGCTTCAGCGGCGTGCAAAAAACCTACGACGGCGAGCAGCTTGTGGTGCGCGCGCTGGACCTGGACATCCAGCGCGGCGAGTTTCTGAGCCTGCTGGGGCCCTCGGGCTCGGGCAAGACCACCACGTTGATGATGCTGGCGGGGTTTGAGTCACCCACCGCTGGCGACATCCTTCTGGACGGCAAGCAGATCACGCGCACGCCGCCGCACAAGCGCAACTTTGGCATGGTGTTCCAGAACTACGCGCTGTTCCCGCACCTCACGGTGGGGCAGAACGTGGCCTACCCGCTCACCGTGCGCAAGGTGCCCAAGGCCGAGCAGGCAGAACGCGTGAAGAAGGCGCTGGACATGGTGCGCCTGACCGGCATGGCCGACCGCCTGCCCGCGCGCCTGTCGGGCGGCCAGCAGCAGCGCGTGGCGCTGGCCCGCGCCCTGGTGTTCAACCCCCAGCTCGTGCTGATGGACGAGCCCCTTGGCGCCCTGGACAAGCAGCTGCGCGAGCACATGCAGATCGAGCTGAAAGAACTGCACCGCCAACTGGGCGTGACCTTTGTGTACGTGACCCATGACCAGGGCGAAGCCCTGACCATGAGCGACCGCGTGGCCGTGTTCAACGAAGGTGTCATCCAGCAGCTGGCCGATGTGGAGGCGCTGTACGAGACCCCGTCCAACCGCTTTGTGGCGGGCTTTGTGGGCGACAGCACCGTCATCACCGGCACCCTGCAAGGCAGCAGTACGGCGTGGGCGCTGCAGTTGCCCGATGGCCAGCGCCTGCCCGGCCTCAATGTGAACCACCTCGCACCCGGCGCACCGGCCGAGGCCTGCATCCGCCCCGAGCGCATTGCGCTGCATGCCGCCAGCGCCGCGCCCCAAGGCCCAGCCCTGCGCGCCACCGTGGCCCGCGCCATCTACTACGGCGACCACCTGCGCCTGATGTGCGACATCGGCGCCGGCCAGGCGCAGGCCACCGTCAAGCTGCCACTGACCCGCGCGGACGCCAACCCGCACCCCGAAACCGGCGATGCGGTGCTGCTGGAGTTCCCCACCGAGTCCGTGCGCATCTACGCCGTGCCCACCGTTCACTGA
- a CDS encoding ABC transporter substrate-binding protein: MKNKSLIACAALSACLALPSLAQQQLTVVNFGGANANAQKKAFYEPYEKAGNKIVAVEYNGEQAKVKAMVEAKKVTWDVVEVESPDAARGCDEGLYEKLDYSKIVPKADLLPAAVNECAVGIFVWSTVMAYNGDKLKTPPTSWADFWDTKKIPGKRGMRKGARYNLEFALLADGVKPADVYKVLATKDGADRAFKKLTELKPSIQWWEAGAQAPQFLVAGDVALTTVFNGRIDAANREGRNLKIYWPGGIYDLDYWAVPKGTPNKDAAVKFIAFTMQTPQQAAYAQNIAYGPANTKALASLDKKVLDDLPTSATNAKEALQFSVGFWADQGEALEKRFAAWATQ; the protein is encoded by the coding sequence ATGAAAAACAAGAGCCTGATCGCCTGCGCTGCCCTGTCTGCCTGCCTGGCCCTGCCCAGCCTGGCGCAGCAGCAACTCACCGTCGTCAACTTCGGCGGTGCCAACGCCAACGCACAGAAGAAGGCGTTCTACGAGCCCTATGAAAAGGCGGGCAACAAGATCGTGGCGGTGGAATACAACGGCGAGCAGGCCAAGGTCAAGGCCATGGTCGAGGCCAAGAAGGTGACCTGGGACGTGGTCGAAGTCGAATCGCCCGACGCCGCGCGCGGCTGCGACGAAGGCCTGTATGAAAAGCTGGACTACAGCAAGATCGTGCCCAAGGCAGACCTGCTGCCCGCTGCGGTGAATGAATGCGCCGTGGGCATCTTTGTGTGGTCTACCGTCATGGCCTACAACGGCGACAAGCTCAAGACCCCGCCCACCAGCTGGGCCGATTTCTGGGACACCAAGAAGATCCCCGGCAAGCGCGGCATGCGCAAGGGCGCGCGCTACAACCTCGAATTCGCGCTGCTGGCCGATGGCGTGAAGCCTGCCGATGTGTACAAGGTGCTGGCCACCAAGGACGGTGCCGACCGCGCCTTCAAGAAGCTGACTGAACTGAAGCCCAGCATCCAGTGGTGGGAAGCCGGCGCCCAGGCGCCCCAGTTCCTGGTGGCAGGCGATGTGGCGCTGACCACGGTGTTCAACGGCCGCATCGACGCCGCCAACCGCGAAGGCCGCAACCTCAAGATCTACTGGCCCGGCGGCATCTACGACCTGGACTACTGGGCCGTCCCCAAGGGCACGCCCAACAAGGATGCGGCCGTGAAGTTCATCGCCTTCACCATGCAGACCCCGCAGCAGGCCGCCTACGCACAGAACATTGCCTACGGCCCCGCCAACACCAAGGCCCTGGCCTCGCTGGACAAGAAGGTGCTGGACGACCTGCCCACCTCGGCCACCAATGCCAAGGAAGCTCTGCAGTTCAGCGTGGGCTTCTGGGCCGACCAGGGCGAGGCGCTGGAAAAGCGCTTTGCCGCCTGGGCCACGCAGTAA
- a CDS encoding ABC transporter permease, whose translation MNAPELAPLRAQDSHAPGALRKALARAEVRRKWRAFSLTLPLLVFLLLTLLVPIAALLQRAVENPEVANALPGTMRALDGWDRRDAPPAAAYAALVGDLARLPDRSDAGALARRLNSEVPGARSMVMGAYRDLPFEGSADAIKERLLGADTRWGEAPFWRAIAKNGARWTPDYLLASVDLQRDALGQVERMPEEQRAFGGILLRTFHISLVVTLVCLLVGYPLAWWLASLPARSANVLMILVLVPFWTSILVRVAAWIVLLQSEGLVNRGLMGLGLIEQPLALLFNRTGVVIAMVHILLPFMILPLYSVMKSVPPTYLRAAVSLGSSPIAAFFRVYVPQTYPGIGAGALLVFILAIGYYVTPALLGGADDQMLSYYIARYTNVEVNWGMACALGALLLAATLLLYGVYRRIGKAELSLG comes from the coding sequence ATGAACGCCCCTGAATTGGCCCCGCTCCGCGCACAGGACAGCCACGCCCCCGGCGCGCTGCGCAAAGCCCTGGCCCGCGCCGAGGTGCGGCGCAAATGGCGGGCGTTCAGCCTCACGCTGCCCTTGCTGGTGTTCTTGCTGCTCACGCTGCTGGTGCCCATTGCCGCGCTGCTGCAGCGCGCGGTAGAGAACCCCGAGGTGGCCAACGCGCTGCCGGGCACCATGCGCGCCCTGGACGGCTGGGACCGGCGCGACGCACCACCGGCTGCGGCTTACGCCGCGCTGGTGGGCGATCTCGCCCGTCTGCCCGACCGCTCGGACGCTGGCGCCCTGGCGCGTCGGCTCAACTCCGAGGTGCCGGGCGCACGCTCCATGGTGATGGGGGCGTACCGCGACCTGCCCTTTGAAGGCTCTGCCGACGCCATCAAGGAGCGCCTGCTGGGCGCGGACACCCGCTGGGGCGAGGCACCGTTCTGGCGGGCCATTGCAAAGAACGGTGCCCGCTGGACACCCGACTACCTGCTCGCCTCGGTGGACCTGCAGCGCGACGCGCTGGGCCAGGTCGAGCGCATGCCCGAAGAGCAGCGCGCCTTTGGCGGCATCCTGCTGCGCACGTTCCACATCAGCCTCGTAGTCACGCTGGTGTGCCTGCTGGTTGGCTACCCGCTGGCCTGGTGGTTGGCATCGCTGCCCGCCCGCTCAGCCAATGTGCTGATGATCCTGGTGCTGGTGCCGTTCTGGACCTCCATCCTGGTGCGCGTGGCCGCATGGATCGTGCTGCTGCAGTCCGAAGGCCTGGTCAACCGCGGCCTCATGGGCCTGGGCCTCATTGAGCAACCTTTGGCGCTGCTGTTCAACCGAACGGGCGTGGTGATTGCCATGGTGCACATCCTGCTGCCCTTCATGATCCTGCCGCTGTACAGCGTGATGAAGAGCGTGCCGCCCACCTACCTGCGCGCGGCAGTGTCGCTGGGCAGCTCGCCCATCGCCGCGTTCTTTCGGGTGTATGTGCCGCAAACCTACCCCGGCATTGGCGCGGGTGCGCTGCTGGTGTTCATCCTGGCCATTGGCTATTACGTCACGCCCGCACTGCTGGGCGGGGCCGACGACCAGATGCTGAGCTACTACATCGCCCGCTATACCAATGTGGAAGTGAACTGGGGCATGGCCTGCGCGCTGGGCGCCCTGCTGCTGGCCGCTACCTTGCTGCTGTATGGCGTGTACCGCCGCATTGGCAAGGCCGAATTGAGTCTGGGCTGA
- a CDS encoding TRAP transporter substrate-binding protein yields the protein MTTQPARPVSRRHFIQRHAVAAAAVTGLGFPALVRAADAKEFRLGLITPAGHSWNRAALQFGEALKKETDGRLSVTVFHSGQLGNEAAMMQQLQSGALDMGWIQAAELGSRVSSIAAINAPYLVRSTPAVAKLVKHPAATKLLEVLPRETGTIGLGWGITGMRAVFSTKDITVPTDIKGMKLRINPTPVYRDFYQMLGAAPTPIPTPQVFDAMSNGQVDGLEADIEFSWNQRFDKVAKTLLQMNALFMPFAPLVSGRIWQGLDAKDKDIIRKLVAQSLDAQINDIVTTEAGLIEKFKGTSIAFKTASSFNPDGVIQEFDKLWLPKAPQIAELRKVGASL from the coding sequence ATGACGACCCAGCCTGCCCGCCCAGTCTCCCGCCGCCACTTCATCCAGCGCCACGCCGTGGCCGCAGCCGCCGTCACAGGGCTGGGCTTTCCAGCCCTGGTGCGGGCCGCCGACGCCAAGGAGTTCCGCCTGGGCCTGATCACACCCGCTGGCCACTCCTGGAACCGCGCCGCGCTGCAGTTTGGCGAGGCGCTGAAGAAGGAAACCGATGGCCGCCTGAGCGTCACGGTCTTCCACTCGGGCCAGCTGGGCAACGAGGCGGCGATGATGCAGCAGTTGCAGTCCGGCGCGCTGGACATGGGGTGGATCCAGGCCGCCGAACTGGGCTCGCGGGTGTCGAGCATCGCGGCCATCAACGCGCCCTACCTCGTGCGCTCCACGCCCGCCGTGGCCAAGCTGGTCAAACACCCCGCCGCCACCAAACTGCTGGAGGTGCTGCCGCGCGAGACCGGCACCATTGGCCTGGGCTGGGGCATCACCGGCATGCGCGCCGTGTTCTCCACCAAGGACATCACCGTGCCCACCGACATCAAGGGCATGAAGCTTCGCATCAACCCCACGCCCGTGTATCGCGACTTCTATCAAATGCTGGGCGCTGCCCCCACGCCCATCCCCACGCCCCAGGTGTTCGATGCGATGAGCAACGGCCAGGTGGACGGGCTGGAGGCCGACATCGAGTTCTCGTGGAACCAGCGCTTTGACAAGGTGGCCAAGACGCTGCTGCAGATGAATGCGCTTTTCATGCCGTTTGCTCCGCTGGTCTCCGGCCGCATCTGGCAAGGGCTGGACGCCAAGGACAAGGACATCATCCGCAAGCTGGTGGCCCAGTCGCTCGACGCACAGATCAACGACATCGTGACCACCGAGGCCGGGCTGATCGAGAAATTCAAGGGCACGTCCATCGCGTTCAAGACGGCATCGTCGTTCAACCCCGACGGCGTCATCCAGGAATTCGACAAGCTGTGGCTGCCCAAGGCACCGCAGATTGCCGAGCTGCGCAAGGTGGGAGCGAGCCTCTGA
- a CDS encoding GntR family transcriptional regulator produces the protein MTLRRPAPPKDPAPKRRAADVAYDAIESMISTLQLQPGSPVVEAEIAERTGLGRTPVREALLRMVSIGLIVQQPRRGLLVSHIDLADHLDVIQTRRVLERLLASNAARRATAPQREAIVRCAENMVQAAARGHLDDYMLADHELDLVTHQASQNHSAVKCVQPLIVQCRRFWYAYQHEGEVSEGARAHMQLAQGIASGDEAQAVAGAEQLMEYLERFARRIIDR, from the coding sequence ATGACACTCCGCCGCCCCGCCCCCCCAAAAGACCCCGCGCCCAAGCGGCGCGCGGCGGACGTGGCCTACGACGCCATCGAGTCCATGATCTCCACGCTGCAGCTGCAGCCCGGCAGCCCGGTGGTGGAGGCCGAGATCGCCGAGCGCACGGGCCTGGGCCGCACCCCGGTGCGCGAGGCGCTGCTGCGCATGGTGTCCATCGGGCTCATCGTGCAACAGCCCCGGCGCGGTCTGCTGGTGTCGCACATCGACCTGGCCGACCACCTGGACGTGATCCAGACGCGCCGCGTGCTGGAACGGCTGCTGGCCTCCAACGCTGCACGCCGCGCCACCGCGCCGCAGCGCGAGGCCATCGTGCGCTGCGCCGAAAACATGGTGCAAGCCGCAGCGCGCGGCCACCTGGACGACTACATGCTGGCCGACCATGAGCTGGACCTCGTCACCCACCAGGCCAGCCAGAACCATTCCGCCGTCAAATGCGTGCAACCGCTCATCGTGCAGTGCCGCCGCTTCTGGTACGCCTACCAGCACGAAGGCGAAGTGTCGGAAGGCGCCCGCGCCCACATGCAGCTGGCCCAGGGCATTGCCAGCGGCGATGAGGCCCAGGCGGTGGCGGGTGCGGAGCAGTTGATGGAATACCTGGAGCGGTTTGCACGGCGCATCATCGACCGATAG
- a CDS encoding TRAP transporter small permease — MPTPHNPPAPQALSPRAPIRWVLTLSTQVLRVERHLLTALMTLLVLLILLNVVTRYTGMPIYWVDEAAVYTVVWLTFVGASVMTRLRMDFAVTMLTDHLGARGAKAFKVVATSGVLLFGLAMLVMCWVWMDPIGIARYGFDAKEFAAESFNFLYTERTQTLNWPTWVLQLILPIFSATFSVHALANLLEDMGAAERVQHAGFDVVNADAVN, encoded by the coding sequence ATGCCCACGCCCCACAACCCCCCTGCCCCGCAAGCTTTATCGCCGCGTGCCCCCATCCGCTGGGTGCTGACTTTGTCCACGCAGGTTCTGCGCGTTGAGCGGCACCTGCTTACCGCCCTCATGACCTTGCTGGTACTGCTGATCCTGCTCAACGTGGTCACGCGCTACACCGGGATGCCCATTTACTGGGTGGACGAAGCAGCGGTCTACACGGTGGTCTGGCTGACCTTTGTGGGCGCCTCGGTCATGACGCGGCTGCGCATGGACTTTGCCGTGACCATGCTGACCGACCACCTCGGCGCGCGGGGTGCCAAGGCGTTCAAAGTGGTGGCCACATCCGGCGTGCTGCTGTTTGGCCTAGCCATGCTGGTGATGTGCTGGGTGTGGATGGACCCCATCGGCATTGCGCGCTACGGCTTTGACGCCAAGGAGTTTGCGGCCGAGAGCTTCAACTTCCTCTACACCGAGCGCACCCAGACGCTGAACTGGCCCACCTGGGTGCTGCAGCTGATCCTGCCGATCTTCTCGGCCACCTTCAGCGTGCATGCGCTGGCCAACCTGCTGGAAGACATGGGCGCCGCAGAGCGTGTGCAGCACGCGGGCTTTGACGTGGTCAACGCCGACGCCGTGAACTGA